Genomic segment of Primulina tabacum isolate GXHZ01 chromosome 11, ASM2559414v2, whole genome shotgun sequence:
aaacaacaaccctagtatgtgattttgttgggcaactcaaattgaatctcatttgagttgtgtcttctcccaaaacaaaacatgaattatacttttgtcttcccggtctgacgaagacgaagtcttgtattccaatgtGTCCAtatcagtctggcaatgacaattgcataaatacaatatcagtatataattcgattcaagacctgttctgatcaatactcaattcagtatataatctgatccatatctgaacaaggtacaatctaattcatatcaataatatcacgatacaatcgaaatcattactgaatctgatcaatatcaatctactgatttttcgacggcatagcaatacagtcacgataaccccgtctatctcaacatcacagatataataccagaattcagtacaactcacaatctgaataataacacaactctgatatagaatctcaactaaatcaactctgaaattcataacaatttcataaacagtctattctttaatctgacttcagttatacaatgtctactgtagcagaaacatcatatctgacaatatcataacttcaaatcgtgtctaaacgtaacaaaacttacgtccagttatagcctgcgttgataggaactcggtgctgaagtcggattgaaaatctaacggcctgatctttcacaatcacaaatctacaaaggcgtaaggattttctctcaaaagctttatcccttttctgaattttaaTAAGGAGAagcgtgcaattcttatatatatactgcatgcaacaccaggaaacgtggcttatttttcatgttgcacgtcacaccgcgggtgcgctcattcaataaccgcgggtgcgctcagtgtaatgatatacatcaacttttccgaaagcttcgaccgcgggtgcgctcagtcctgtaacgcgggtgcgtTGACCtcactggtacaacaccgcgggtgcgatctgtctagcaccgcgggtgcgatctgtctagcaccgcgggtgcggtgtcacttccgtaattaatctccaactctctgtccatcaaccgtgggtgcggtcttgttcgtagcgcgggtgcgctcatgctactgtaattcttccacaattcatgagatcaaccgcgggtgcggtcctttccttaccgcggttgcggtctatatttcatgcaccacttcataatctcatttagtgcttctcattacatgtcatgcatactcatatcttcagaatatcacatcaatgaagattaaTAAATCTTGAGCCTTACATAAGCTTGCTCGAGAAAATATTAACCTGGAGAATCGAACTCTTGACCGTTGACTAAACGATCATGTACTCTATCAAAACGAACATCAATAGAGATAAAATTGTGTTACAACTTGTGAATAATTGTGATTATGGTTGTTTAATTTATAAAACTTTGTTTTTAGAATGACAATCTTAGTTTTTTTCACCGAAGTTTAGAAATGTATGCGCAAAGTCACTAACATCGATCTGGTTTCACGTCATCTCTTTGAATTATAAGAGAAGCAAAATTATCTGAATATAATTGAAATTTGAATAACTAGTCGACTAAAATCAAAATTAGACAAATTTACGAGACATGTATTGCAATTTTCTCTAAATaagaatttaaattaaaataaaaaatgtttttatattgtttgattaattattttatcgtTTAAGATGTTACATATTCGAttctttaatcgaactatactGAAATAAatttaacttaataaatcaCAATATAGTTTCTCAAAATCTTGTTGAACTTGTGAAGAGTGAAAGGCGTGAGATCTTTGTTAGTGATGTCAATTATTGTTCGATGCGACTACATGACGTTGGTCTCACGTgcagaatttgagataataaaacacgaaaataaagaataaattggacaccaaaatttacgtgaaaaacccctaaaaaattattatggtaAAAATCACGAACAAAATGAAAAGAATtctactataatattttgtggtgtacaactcactcactgtgtttccaaaaagAACACACAGTCTCTTAATACACGAGAAAAAACATcttacaaatattataaaactaaGTACGTAAAtgttataagatgagagaaaactcgaaaaatGGATGATTTCATAATGAAGGATGAGCTTTATTTATAGAGTCCATTGTCCGTGTAAAGACACGTTTTATACGCGTCTTCCGTCTTCGAAATTATTCAAACCACCCACGTTTTTGCCACCGATATTATTAAATAGAATATGCCACATTTGGCCCCACCTATTGCCGATACATAAAACCATCGAATAAATCTAATCGAGAttttaagaaattataaacatatTCCCGAtacaacaaaattaaataattcgGTTAACTGAGTTTTTAAAAGTAGTACACAATAACATATATAGCTTCGTTCTTGCAACGTTTGGTGACATGAATTTTCATGAACGACGACAATGGGAACTACAATTTCGATAAATGTGCtctcatataaataaattatataaaaataactaaatccagtataaaatttatttcgaGATCTAAGGTAAATTAATTGATTTGGTTTTTTCTTGTCATTGTCTTTCTAATTATACATGATCAAATTACTatatttcttgaattaaagCAAGTAATGAAAGAAGAATCATCTTCCACGTTTATATTCAATTTGAGGAAATTGCAATTTAGTTCTTGTACGTGCTTATTTgtaattttgataatatatgatatcaAATTTTAGTATTTCCAATATCTTTTGAATTTTGACAATctattaaaaatgaataaatttattaaaaaaattaaatataacaaactaaaattaaaatttaacaacTTAGAATACGAAAATGACAAATAGGAAAAGAGTAGGTATCTTTTGAGACattctcacgaatttttatttgtgatacgggtcaaccctaccgatattcataataaaaaataatactcttaacataaaaaataatattttttcatgaatgacacaaataagatacccgtctcacaaaatacgacccgtgagaccgtctcacacaaatttttgccgaAAAATGACAATTGTTTATGgagaaataattaaatataagaCGTACCAACAAGGATTTGTGCATGCATGGAATGGAATGGCCGGTGTCTAATCTTGATTCTTGATCCTTTATACCTAACATCATTCATGCAtggtttttatataaaattttataatttggtTGTGTTCGCACATTCAGTAACTTTGGTTTCCTTCCATCCATTAATTAATGTTGACTTTGCCAAAGGggtctcaatttttttaaatttacgaCCCATTAAATTTTCTTACAAAACAATACACATTCTGTCGAAAAttgtgttgggtgcaataattgtccattTTGATTAAAGCAATCAAAATATAGTGTTTGGTATGATGTACGattgaaaatatttgaattatatcattagttataacttttggtaaaactACAAGTGCTCGATACTACAAAtagttttttttccaaaattttgttTGAGTGATATGCTTGAAGAAcgaataattatattttaaaaaaatatatgtatatatcttaatttgattgaaaaattaGTGGAAATTGGCTAGTATGatgtataaatttaaattaaattaaagcaCATACGACacaacaattaaattaaatacgtGTATATATCACCTGGTATATATATAGCTAGTGTCTATCttaatatattttcaaataatacatgTTGCATCGACATCTCTAAACttttatcattttcaaaactaacacaaaatcaatttcaggggaaaaaaatattaaagagatattttcttaaatatcAGTAAAAACTTTCATTGGACATCTAATTTTTTaaagcaaaaacttatgtgagacggtttctcacgggtcgtattttgtgagacggatttcttatttgggtcatccatgaaaaaaatattattttttatgctaagagaattactctttattgtgaatatcgatagagttgattcgtctcatagataaagatatgtgagaccgtctcataaaagCCCTACTCAATTTTTAATTCTTTATcgattaaaacaaaaaaaatcataaaaactaAATCAGGGACtccaaatatcaattttttaaaataactcaaGCTCTACAAAACATAAGAATATATGAatacataattttgaaaattatcgATATACAAGATATATCGATTAACAAGCCCGCTATTATATTATAATGTTTGTATTTATTTTGCAGCTTCACAAATTTGTATATTAGTTTTCTTTTCTTAAGTAAATgtgtaaataaaatttattaaataacaaTAATTCTTTTTATTTGATAATTTTACGAACACAAGATAcgtatttgttttatttttttaataaatcttTCTTCATAATTATGTTCTATATAATATAGTATACGTGTCCTTAATAGAAGCTGACACGTGTGCTGAGTGGGAGCTGACTTGAGACAATATTATGATAACTTCAGACCTAGTTCACTAGTTTAGTTAGCTCAACTGCCCGTTGGCTAATGGAACCGAAATTTACAAGGTCAAACTGGCTAAGCTAGCCCCGTACCTAAACCTTGGTAAAAAGAATTGATGGCGGTGGACTTTTTACCACATCTATCCATATTTGAATTTACAGAAATAACATGAATGGATAGGGAAATAGTATTTTTGATAACTTTCATTTTTTATCTTACTATTAGTTTATTTGAAGTTATAATCCATTATCTGTACAAAGACCGTAAATTGACAGAAAATGAACTAACCATCTTTTCGAGGATATTGTTAGAGATCatcaattcttaatcaaatGGATGTAACAGTAACTTGTTGAAAACCCGGAATCTTTACTTGATCTAGGATATGTGATGTATATGATATTAATCTGACGTATCTATTAATCTATTAACAAGTGGTTTTATGAAAAACATGTATGTCATTATAATTGTGTTAGTGTTAGTTTGATGTAAATGTAGcattgaattaaaagtttgaaAGAGTTTAGACTGGTGGAGCTGACGAACTTGAATTTGTTACTtaaatttctgaatttttttcttCTGTAGACTGTAGCCCCTACAAAATAGTACAACTTACTAGAATTGATGTAATATGTATTTAACCATGAAACACGCGCGTACACGCACTAGAAAGGAGAACATAGCCACAAAGATGAGTAAAAAAACGGGTGGTAATTAATATACTATTTTACACCAAAATAAATGTACTGATGTTCATTcaataagatatatatatatatatatatatataagaaaatcaCAAGAAGGGCTTCTTGATTTTATCCTCGACGACCCCTTCATTCCCTGCTAGCATCAAATACTTGTTCCTTCTCGTAAGTGTAGTGCATTCAAACCCCAATACATTGCCCAACTCTTTCTGTATATAATTAGCCACTTCGCAGCAAGATTTCCCACCAGCACAAGTCAGCTCCTTAGGCATCTTTTCCAGAATTTCAATACTGTAGCTTGGTCTAGGATTCATCAAGAAAAATATTGGGTCCAAACACTTTAACCCTCTCGCAGTTGTCCCGTAAAACATGGTTACGTTTGTGTTCATCGCCACAGGCACTATATCATCGGTCAATTCAGCAAACAAAGAGCTAAATCTCAGAAGATACGGCTCTCTGCATGTAGTACCTTCTGGGCATACAATCAAGTCGCCTTCACTTAACAATTTCTGCATAGTTTCACCGTCTAGTCTTCTGTCTCTCGTTAGCCTAACTGTTTTTATAGGTGCCAAGATTTCGGACATTTTGCTAAGGCTGTAAGTTACCGCAGTTAAGGATTTACCAAGTGTAATACTAAGAAAAACAGGATCAAGAAGGGTTCTGTGCGTGCAAACATAGAGTACTCCTTTGCCATTTGGTGAGATATTTGGGGCCGATCCTTTCAGTCTCAGGTTGATTCCACTTAAAACGCCTACGAAAATGGCAAGTTTGAAAGGAAAACAGACTCCCACAAAAATTCTGAAGATTGAAAGTATTATCCCGAAAGGAAGCCACATGAACATGGAGAGAGTTGCAGAGGGTGTGGGCAAGAAAGCTAGCCTGCCGTCATGAAAAACCAGTGGTTTTGGATATTTGTTTCTTGGCATTTGTGAACTTGGATTGCATTTGGCGTCTTCTTTATTGATCACGTATGCTTCCTGTAAAAATTTTGGCAAATTATTCAGTCCCACagaaccaaaataaaataaataaattatggggCAATAGTTATTCTTCTGATTGAAAAAAGATCACCATATTTtctttgaaataattttttttcaaaaaaataaaaaaggctACACGCATACCTTGCAGAGGGAGATTAATAAGTGATCGTCAAAGCTTGAAGTTCCAATACCAAGATCTGGCCTTCTATCACCAAAGAATTCCTTAAGCGCCCGATGCTTTATAACCAACCCAGCATCAGATACCAAACCAGTAAAAAATTGTCCTATGGTATGCAACTCGGTCCCTATAACAGAATCAACACTTAGATATTCCTTAAGGAACCCTTCGACCATGACTCTAGGCACACTCGTGAACACCATTTTAGATCCTGTTGAATCCAAAACCTCATAGGCATGAAGATTGAGGTTTTCAAGATAAAACTTCGGTAAAACAGCTCTTGACACACTTTCCATGTCGTTAGACTTGAGCCCACAGAAAGTAATGAATATCATCACCCTCATTTTGAGCTCATAGTCCAAAACACACAGAAAAGGACATGATAAGAGAAGCAAAAGAGCTCTGAAAATGCTGCCACCTTCAAATGCAACAAGCATAAAGtagggaaagaaagattgattcCTTAGCAATCCTCCATGGATATCACAAACAAGGGTTTGCGCTTTTCTTCCATGCAAATTGCATTTGGTTACACTTGGATACAAAGGAAATTGGTGAGATGTTTTTGTAATGAATGGGTTTTTCAGAACGAAACCATTGTTCTTAACTTTCATTACCGCTCGGTAGCAAGAGTTAGCCAGAAACTGGTACAAGAACCAATCTGCCAATCTGAGGAGCACCATTGGGAACTCCATGGTTTTTAGTGGTGATGTCttcatttgaagaaaaatatgGATTCTGAAAGGAGGAGAAAAGCAGTACGACGGTGAAGAAACAAGAGACGTATCAGAGGCATTTATAGTGGTACGTGTATTAAGAAGGAGGATGGGGGGAGGTTGACCATAAAAATTTTGTTCGCGTGTTGCATTAATTCTCATGACTAAAATACCAATtattatcattttaaaatttatattacgTTTTCTGAGAAATTACACTACATGTGTTACATGCATTTCTCCAAGAAATTTCTTCAAACAATATGGGTTGACGTtgtatgttatgtatatgtgGACAAAAACTTTATAAATATAGTagaaaatctatatatatacgtataatatatattttatatcaagatTGTAATATTTGGTAGGTTATTTGTTGTTCACCGCCAAGTACAAAGCTATGATAGGCCATCAAGTTTTCGTGTATACACTACTGttttaatgaaatgaatattaaaaataaataggtGGTTTGAGTTTACAATGCGCGTTGGATTGTGGGCTTGGGACGTCCTGTTTCTATCACCATTCTTGAGATAAAGTTCAGAGAGCAATCAATGTCGTTTGAAGTACtgaaactataaaatttatttctgatcaattttgactttttttacTTGTATTTTTTAAGGAGGAGGAAAATTGACAGACAGGAGAAATCACTgttgaaattaattaaaaatcccAGCAACTGTGCATCGTTGACCTTTTTATTCGTGCTAAGAAACTCTTTTACACCAAATTGTCTGATTCATTAAGCgatcgtttttttttttccttttcaaaaaaaaattaataataaattctttttaaaaaaatgtgaagtttatttccgaaataatttttaaaaagctTATTTCcggaataattttttaaaaaaattcaatattctCAAAACATAGGACAACTTCCGATGTTGCAATTTGAATATAGGACGACTTCCAATACTATGATATTTAATTTGCACGTTATTTACAATTACTACTAGTTTAAGAGAACGAAGAAAAGGTTTCTCATGTGTGTGAGCttacatttaattaatttaaacaaGCAGCCTACAAATCAATTATTACAAGGAAGAGACAATTTCGGAGCTGTTAATTATAATTCCAATGACATTTTAATTTCACCAAGAATTTTTAACAGTTAATTAGTTTGCTATTTACCGatgcaattatatatatatatatatatatatatagagtaaTTCCAACGGTTCGAAATTTTATTTGAAGCCAAAAGCTCATGCAATTCCCGTTAAATAGTCTGGTAAGGTTTTAATCATTTGATGTGGATTATCTTATATTTCATTATTCTTGCATGAATTTTGCATGCAACTCTGTAAGTTTGAATAGTCCAACCACACCTAATATGTGTCCTTTTGGTAGTACATATCTCgaacaaatcttttaaaatactatattttacaattttttgtAATTTACATTTTGTTGCTTCTTTTCTTctaaactttgatttttttaacattttgtgcatgttatatatatatatatatatatatatatatatatatatgagtttCTCGCAAATCGGGTTGCTCAAAAGTTTGAGTTTCTATTATAACTCAAGACTCGAATGTTGTATATTGCTTTTTGTACTCGATGCATCCGTTAGACGTTTGCTGGCCATTTGTATTTTATTCTGTCACCATAATTTCATTCGCAACATATTTAGTGCATGCTTGAAGTAGTCTTCACGGGATTGACGTGACATCATTTTTATATTGTTTGTATAATTTGAGGTCCGATTGATGTTTCGAACATTTCAGTCGTTGAGAAAAATTATTTACGTTTTTTAACTGTATACATTTGTGGTACGGCATTTTGAGCATAATATATACTGCTAAACtgcaaattataatattttggcATTAATGAAAGTGAAACTCCAAAAAcacttatatttttttttcgaaatgTACATCACTTGAATTAGTTGTTTTAGAGGTAAAAATTACACAAATATGAACTCAAGATAGAGTGACAAAAACCAGACAGCAGATATCGTGCTAGAGTATGTAGAAATAATGGTCCCAGCACAACTTAAAGAAAACATGATCTGTGGTAGAATACCTCGCGTTAGCACTAAAAAATGGTTTGGATAGCAGACCACGCTCTAGATCTTTGAGACAAGAATGATTGCGATTTTAGACTTGTTACTTGACTCGTACACTTGTGATAAATATTGAATAGCTTGGATAGAATTAATTGTTCTAAATTAGAGAAATTTCGATTTTAGTCTTGTAAATTGACATGTTTTGGATTTTATTCATGTAATTTATCAATGTTTGGTTTTCATTAActaacttaattttttttttgtttattcattttgtttttaGCTAATGTAGCAAGAATAAACTCATATTATACATATCAAGATaattcaaaacaaaacaaatcaaaaaaataaaactccTCAACactcaatattttaaaatgggaGAAAAAAAACTTGTTTTTTCCTTTTACttttgcttaaataaattttaacgtGTATAAcatagaataaataaataaattttaacgtGTATAACATAGATTTTATTCATGTTATATGAGTTACATAGAAGAATATCGATTCCAAATAATCTATATTTGATAGATTTAATGGTTTCGAGTGAAAGCAGACCAAAACCAAGACATAGATccaattaatagatgaaaatcaAATATTGACAAGTTATATGATTAAAACTAAAAAACAAGTCGAGATATGAAactaaaattgcaattttttttttaaattatcgTGTTAGAAAAGCTCCACGATAAATCATATGTTATGACGTGGCAAACATCGTAAATTGATGTCATAAAGTCTTAGTTCAGTTAGCACAACACAGAAAAACATGACAAGTCTCCAACTATACATTGCCGAGAAATCCATACGGATCTCCAACACACAAATCAGCTCTATAAACTACTGTATGCTTACCAGAACCGAGGGCACCAAAATAGAATAAACCCGGAAAACTGGACAAGCGTCGCCTCGCCTCGCCTCGTTCCTCTCCCTTTGTGGCTTTGTTAATTATCACTCGCTGCTATGACACATGTTGACGTTAAGCTGCCACTGCCTCGTCCAATACCCCAAACAAAGGGGGTAACGAAAATCCATATCCATCACAAAACGTTGACATTTTTATGTACGCAAGAATTTTTGTACAAAAAATTCATAGTATTCCACCAATGATTATCGAGGATTTGCAACTTCACCAACAGATTTAAGGTGCTAGAGATTATCATCTGGATCGTTCTTTGGGCTGTCGAGAGAATCTCCAGCATAAGATCCATCTGGTTGGCATATAAAAACATTCAAGTTGCCCGACGGAAAAGATTCCTAAGCAcccatgaaaaagaaaaataaattacacATTTCCTACAAAGTTTGTACTGCTATACTGGTCACACAAGAATTATGGTGAGTGGTGGAGATTTTTAAGGAAAGTTTTTTAGCTCGAGACTAAAAGTGGGAAGTTCTTATGTGCCAAAAAACCAACATTAATGTACCAGGTAACCAGTCCCTTGGCCCTCCAACTGGAAAATAATTGGCCGACAGCGTTTGTCTTCATTCATTAAACTCGAATTCTGGAAGTGGGAGACAAGACCTGCCTTTCCTTGGATTCTTGCATACGCCAAGGAAGCAACTTTTTCACTATTGAACTTTTCCCATTTCTTCCCATTAAACACCTGATGTGCATGACCATGACCAATTGATTTGTCAATCGAAAGATCGAGATGTTATAGagaaatattccttgaaagTATATCAGATTATTAGGATACCATTGAAAATTATTGGAGCACAAACCTTGTAGAAAGTAACGATGTGTGAAGGAGACACCATATTGATGAAGGCATACCCCACATTGCACTTATTCTGGaccaaaagaaaataaacattttgttACCAATAGtgaaacaaaatatatatacattcaaCCAAACGCGAAGTTACCTTAAAATCGATCGGTAAATAGAGAAAATCATATGTACCCTTGTGGGTTTCATCGATGGCTGCAAGCAGCATCTTGGAAGTGTATCTTCAGAGATGGAAAGAagaaagataaataaaaatcagCAATTGAAAATAAGAATCCCACACAAAGAAAATGGTACGAGTTTTACTTGTTTGGGATGTTTTTAATCATCAAAGTGGTCCTGCTATCTTCACCATTCATGATCTTTTCCAGATCAAGTTGATACTGCCTTTTATTATCCATCTGGCCACCACTCTCAGCCCTTCTATTCCGAGCCCGGTCAAACAATCCGTCGTTAATGATCGTTCCCATGCCACCAAAAGAGCCATTCTCAAAATACAAAGGACCATTTCCCGACGGTGGAATCATTCGGGAGCTAGCAGAACCACTTTCCGTAAAGTTTCCTGCAAAAGAAATTCCTCTGCTCACAGCCCCAGGAGAACCAAGATGCACTGAGTGAATACCATGGTTGAGACCATAATTTTTTACTCCAAAAGCTGCTGTTTGGTTTATATAGGATGGTTCCGGTGATTCAGGGAAAAATCCAAAATGCTTGTCTAGTTGAATACCAGATGGAGCAGATCCCACGTGATGACCTGAACCAACAAAAGAGCCATGTGGACTTGTATATGGAAAACCAATTCCTTGTTTGCTCGACGGGAATGGACGTCCTTTCAATGATGATGATGACCAGGGTGAAGAATTTAAGTTCTCTGAGGTGATAGTAGGACTTCCCCAGAGAAACTGAGGCCCAGAAAGAGTTCCATCACTCGAAAGCTTGGAATCACCAAATGGTGAAACAAGATCACAACTCGAACTTAACTTGGGATCATAAACAGAGTAAGAATGCTGATATGCAGCTCCTTGTGCTGTATTACATTTAGTAATTACTTGGTTAGCCTTTCTGGGATCTTTACCTATAGGGGCAATCTTTGCAGAGTTCGAGTCGTGGGAGGGAAGAATAGAGGCCAACCCAGGCAAGTGATTGCTTCCCCCAGGGCTGAGACTTCCCAAATTAGACATAGTCGGACCATATGCATGGAATGAATTGTGCTCAACTGGGCTGCCAAAATTTTGCCAGCTACCTGCAAATAAAATGCCACCAGTTAAAGTTCCAAATTATACAGGAAGGTCCCAGAAACAAGAAACAAGAGATGATTTTAGATACATAAATCGACCATCAACATGCCTGGAGGAGAAATGGCTATGGGCGAACCAACGTGATGCAGGAAACCTAGGGCTTCATCTTGATCTGGCTCTAGACTCAGCTGCTGAATTAAGCTGCATTGAGAAAGAACAATCATTGTTGTTATAACTATACTTGAAATTTGTTTCCTACACCAATGAGGTTCGATGGTAGATCTGACCATAGTTCAATTAAAACTGTGGACCGAAACTAAAAGCAGAACCTACAATCCGAACCCTTTTTCAGTTTTGGTTTACAATcacaaaccaaaaaaaaaaaccccaagGTTGATCTATTCCCGTTTCCAGGAATAAAAAAACCAGAAGTAAGGCCAAAATCGTAGCCAACTTAACTTAAGTACTTTAAATTACTAAACTTGCAGCTTGAGCTCAATACCTGTTtggattttttttcctttagcCAAAATCATATTCAAAAGAATTTAAACTATTTGACTAAtagaaatcaaattcaaaacgtacttttacttttaaaatttaaaaatatccacaACATTTTGTAATACAAGTATTCAATATTTAATCTAATAAACTTGATTATGGTAACCTCAAAATCCGCACCACTATTTTTTCCTTAACCGACAAAAGTTGAGGGCATAAATTTCGTTAAAATGGAACTAAATCGTCTCCAAATGATTAGTGAACTACTATACCTTCCATTGTAACCAGGACTGGTGGTTCCAGAACCATCGTTAGACCTATTCGATGGTGCTGATAAAGATGTAATCCTAACGAGAAAACTGAAGCTCCACAGAATGACTAATAATACCATATAATTATTAAGAAAAACATGGGATTTCAAAGGTTGATGTTTCAATGGGGAAAGAAATGAGTTCGCTCAGTATCAGAAGCCCAACTTTCTATACTGAACTGCATTATCTATAAATGCACACATACTTATTGTTTCGTAGGAAAGAGGAATGAGTTCGTAAAGTATCGGAAACCCAGCTTTCTATACGCACCGTATTATTTGTAAATATACAGATACTACAGGGTCTAAGTTAGGAACAGCAACTAAAGACCATGCATGCAAGAAGTCAAAATTCCCAATTACTTTGTAGCAATCCAGGTTTTATTAAGATTCTGCCATTCTTACTCTAAATATCGCCTTGTCAAATAAAGAAACAGATATTTAGGAATttaaaattcactagaaaataaataaaatatcacagtCAAATGGCATAGATTAGGGGTGCACGATAAAAGGAGAAAATCAGCATCTAAGGATTAATAATGAAATGTACCTTCGACGAGCTCCGCCAGGTCGGCTAGGTTCAAGCTTTATGCGCTTCCCAGCAATGTCAATTCTATTTAAAGCCTTAAGAGCTGCATCCGCATCTCTAACATCATAAAACTCGATAAACTTATGGTGTCGTTTGTGTGGTGTTTCCCTTATCTGAGGCCAGAGCATCA
This window contains:
- the LOC142517728 gene encoding protein MEI2-like 2 isoform X3 gives rise to the protein MFLQEVISMEKHLKNSVSGPKLPFSPTSSKENNPWRLPSGTDVYHASSDVSLFSTSLPVIRHETFKFSDSEQSGLPNDDGFPSLSKVCMEDEDKDPLEDVEPSAIGSGLPGDEDELFTGLTDDFDLSGLPTQLEDLDDDFFESGGGLEIESEIHDSLVNGITRLSTSDVTSGTSAAHYGLASGVGAVSGEHPYGEHPSRTLFVRNINSNVEDSELKSLFEHFGDIRTLYTACKHRGFVMISYYDIRAARTAMRSLQNKPLRRRKLDIHFSIPKDNPSEKDVNQGTLVVFNLDASVSNDDLRQIFGAYGEIKEIRETPHKRHHKFIEFYDVRDADAALKALNRIDIAGKRIKLEPSRPGGARRSLIQQLSLEPDQDEALGFLHHVGSPIAISPPGMLMVDLCSWQNFGSPVEHNSFHAYGPTMSNLGSLSPGGSNHLPGLASILPSHDSNSAKIAPIGKDPRKANQVITKCNTAQGAAYQHSYSVYDPKLSSSCDLVSPFGDSKLSSDGTLSGPQFLWGSPTITSENLNSSPWSSSSLKGRPFPSSKQGIGFPYTSPHGSFVGSGHHVGSAPSGIQLDKHFGFFPESPEPSYINQTAAFGVKNYGLNHGIHSVHLGSPGAVSRGISFAGNFTESGSASSRMIPPSGNGPLYFENGSFGGMGTIINDGLFDRARNRRAESGGQMDNKRQYQLDLEKIMNGEDSRTTLMIKNIPNKYTSKMLLAAIDETHKGTYDFLYLPIDFKNKCNVGYAFINMVSPSHIVTFYKVFNGKKWEKFNSEKVASLAYARIQGKAGLVSHFQNSSLMNEDKRCRPIIFQLEGQGTGYLESFPSGNLNVFICQPDGSYAGDSLDSPKNDPDDNL